Proteins encoded by one window of Nomascus leucogenys isolate Asia chromosome 19, Asia_NLE_v1, whole genome shotgun sequence:
- the SPATA32 gene encoding spermatogenesis-associated protein 32 isoform X1, whose product MGVTGTHGFPCCSKGSVEVAEMRDDLSQHRIQEEQELEADMLEQKPQLKVDPDLDPEPDPDPDPELEIGQVPALLESELYPALKLEAELDTEANWNEESDFEEPMQLVCKIESVHSNMGLPTPQTFRPWSLNSNYQSFTEENHMSACHHSISAQTSKHLFWANKLIQASEHSLQRAINMQLNNGSAGQPIRSPLREAIPTNALCSEEQLQIPDAHSAPPATSSQAPSPLLSSDLPPPIGLAELITFASSLAMASSSRMDLPSLEHMMKAPPQEALEPSTEPLLTTVEEREPEKHAETLPEKPREARAPLKSWSQEDKNFAQAYFDFGKPGIKRATIEGQMQLLQPPATSPLLQGGKEDSVPPGKEKENPLLVKIHFKLSAPTTPEK is encoded by the exons GTACCCATGGATTTCCATGCTGCAGCAAAGGGtcagtggaggttgcagagatgCG AGATGATTTAAGTCAACACCGGATACAAGAGGAACAGGAG CTGGAGGCAGACATGCTAGAGCAGAAGCCCCAACTCAAAGTGGACCCGGACCTGGACCCAGAACCAGACCCAGACCCAGACCCAGAACTGGAGATCGGACAGGTGCCGGCTTTACTGGAGTCAGAGCTATACCCAGCCCTCAAGCTTGAAGCTGAGCTGGACACGGAAGCCAACTGGAACGAGGAGTCTGACTTCGAAGAACCCATGCAGCTGGTATGCAAAATAGAGTCCGTCCACTCCAACATGGGGCTGCCCACGCCACAGACCTTCAGACCATGGAGTCTGAATTCAAACTACCAAAGTTTCACGGAGGAGAACCACATGTCTGCCTGCCATCACTCCATCAGTGCGCAGACCTCCAAGCACCTCTTCTGGGCAAACAAGCTCATCCAGGCCTCAGAGCACAGCCTGCAGCGGGCCATCAACATGCAGCTCAACAATGGCAGCGCAGGCCAGCCCATCAGATCCCCCCTCCGGGAGGCCATCCCCACCAATGCCCTGTGCTCCGAGGAGCAGCTCCAGATCCCTGATGCCCACTCAGCTCCTCCAGCCACAAGCTCCCAGGCACCAAGCCCCCTCCTGTCCTCAGATCTCCCGCCACCCATTGGCCTGGCAGAGCTAATCACCTTTGCATCTTCCCTGGCCATGGCCTCCTCCAGCAGGATGGACCTGCCCAGTTTGGAACACATGATGAAAGCTCCACCCCAGGAGGCTCTGGAGCCTTCCACAGAGCCCCTCCTGACCACTGTGGAGGAGCGAGAGCCAGAAAAGCACGCAGAGACCCTGCCAGAGAAACCACGTGAAGCCAGAGCACCACTGAAATCTTGGAGTCAGGAAGACAAGAACTTCGCTCAAGCTTACTTTGACTTCGGCAAGCCGGGGATCAAGAGGGCCACCATCGAAGGGCAAATGCAGCTTCTCCAGCCACCAGCCACGTCCCCTCTGCTGCAGGGAGGCAAGGAAGA CTCAGTGCcaccaggaaaagagaaagaaaatccatTATTGGTGAAAATCCATTTTAAGCTGTCAGCCCCCACAACCCCAGAGAAATGA
- the SPATA32 gene encoding spermatogenesis-associated protein 32 isoform X2, giving the protein MRDDLSQHRIQEEQELEADMLEQKPQLKVDPDLDPEPDPDPDPELEIGQVPALLESELYPALKLEAELDTEANWNEESDFEEPMQLVCKIESVHSNMGLPTPQTFRPWSLNSNYQSFTEENHMSACHHSISAQTSKHLFWANKLIQASEHSLQRAINMQLNNGSAGQPIRSPLREAIPTNALCSEEQLQIPDAHSAPPATSSQAPSPLLSSDLPPPIGLAELITFASSLAMASSSRMDLPSLEHMMKAPPQEALEPSTEPLLTTVEEREPEKHAETLPEKPREARAPLKSWSQEDKNFAQAYFDFGKPGIKRATIEGQMQLLQPPATSPLLQGGKEDSVPPGKEKENPLLVKIHFKLSAPTTPEK; this is encoded by the exons atgCG AGATGATTTAAGTCAACACCGGATACAAGAGGAACAGGAG CTGGAGGCAGACATGCTAGAGCAGAAGCCCCAACTCAAAGTGGACCCGGACCTGGACCCAGAACCAGACCCAGACCCAGACCCAGAACTGGAGATCGGACAGGTGCCGGCTTTACTGGAGTCAGAGCTATACCCAGCCCTCAAGCTTGAAGCTGAGCTGGACACGGAAGCCAACTGGAACGAGGAGTCTGACTTCGAAGAACCCATGCAGCTGGTATGCAAAATAGAGTCCGTCCACTCCAACATGGGGCTGCCCACGCCACAGACCTTCAGACCATGGAGTCTGAATTCAAACTACCAAAGTTTCACGGAGGAGAACCACATGTCTGCCTGCCATCACTCCATCAGTGCGCAGACCTCCAAGCACCTCTTCTGGGCAAACAAGCTCATCCAGGCCTCAGAGCACAGCCTGCAGCGGGCCATCAACATGCAGCTCAACAATGGCAGCGCAGGCCAGCCCATCAGATCCCCCCTCCGGGAGGCCATCCCCACCAATGCCCTGTGCTCCGAGGAGCAGCTCCAGATCCCTGATGCCCACTCAGCTCCTCCAGCCACAAGCTCCCAGGCACCAAGCCCCCTCCTGTCCTCAGATCTCCCGCCACCCATTGGCCTGGCAGAGCTAATCACCTTTGCATCTTCCCTGGCCATGGCCTCCTCCAGCAGGATGGACCTGCCCAGTTTGGAACACATGATGAAAGCTCCACCCCAGGAGGCTCTGGAGCCTTCCACAGAGCCCCTCCTGACCACTGTGGAGGAGCGAGAGCCAGAAAAGCACGCAGAGACCCTGCCAGAGAAACCACGTGAAGCCAGAGCACCACTGAAATCTTGGAGTCAGGAAGACAAGAACTTCGCTCAAGCTTACTTTGACTTCGGCAAGCCGGGGATCAAGAGGGCCACCATCGAAGGGCAAATGCAGCTTCTCCAGCCACCAGCCACGTCCCCTCTGCTGCAGGGAGGCAAGGAAGA CTCAGTGCcaccaggaaaagagaaagaaaatccatTATTGGTGAAAATCCATTTTAAGCTGTCAGCCCCCACAACCCCAGAGAAATGA